In Oscillatoria acuminata PCC 6304, a single window of DNA contains:
- the crtA gene encoding cyanoexosortase A translates to MSFVQTLQEPKYWLLGIAAGLMTINITLMWKYAPVDVVGTSLLFWGGAAFLIWERYQSFRLQSGPISSLLGVAIVALILLKSATINSYDIFLRLSPFISGIGLALLASGIKGLKQYWQELFILGFMAISTGLLLRIFNISPLTAKFSALILWYLGFPVTRQGVYVNLPTGSIEVYSGCSGYSAILQLLGLSILFLFMFPTTGKQKIYVPLAAIILGFIVNGIRVALMGFLVAYSTKESFEYWHYGDGSLIFSMFGVLLLGLFCWFFILRNEPENLKIDP, encoded by the coding sequence ATGTCTTTTGTACAAACGCTACAAGAACCCAAATATTGGTTATTGGGAATCGCCGCTGGATTAATGACAATCAACATTACGTTGATGTGGAAATACGCCCCCGTAGATGTCGTGGGTACCAGTCTTCTCTTTTGGGGGGGTGCTGCATTTCTAATCTGGGAAAGATATCAATCCTTTAGACTGCAAAGTGGGCCTATTTCTAGCCTCTTAGGAGTGGCGATCGTTGCCTTAATCCTTCTTAAAAGTGCAACCATAAATAGCTATGATATATTTCTCCGTCTTTCTCCGTTCATTTCAGGAATCGGCCTAGCCTTACTCGCTTCCGGTATTAAAGGACTTAAGCAATACTGGCAAGAACTCTTTATTTTAGGCTTCATGGCGATTTCTACCGGATTATTATTACGAATTTTTAATATTTCTCCCTTAACCGCTAAATTTTCTGCCCTTATTCTGTGGTACTTAGGATTTCCAGTGACTCGCCAAGGAGTTTACGTTAACCTACCCACGGGAAGTATTGAAGTTTACTCCGGCTGTTCCGGTTACAGTGCCATTCTGCAACTATTGGGATTATCTATTTTATTTTTATTTATGTTTCCAACAACAGGGAAACAAAAAATATATGTTCCCCTGGCTGCTATCATTCTGGGATTTATTGTTAATGGAATCCGGGTGGCCCTCATGGGCTTTTTAGTTGCCTATTCCACTAAAGAATCTTTTGAATATTGGCATTATGGAGACGGTTCACTCATTTTTTCAATGTTTGGCGTCCTACTCCTGGGGTTATTTTGCTGGTTCTTTATCCTGCGAAATGAGCCAGAAAACCTAAAAATCGATCCTTAA